One part of the Salinivirga cyanobacteriivorans genome encodes these proteins:
- a CDS encoding PepSY-like domain-containing protein, whose product MLKYLVVFSAFILFITGCDKDEDTDQLTSNQPKSTQFETIDNSGYPDVITNYIGQNYPNQSIVEIYMRTFEDGSTTYEVELNNGNEYYFDSNGNYLGMDDSNVNISNDSIPQLIGNYISSNYPEQSIVKAEFEMEDGIRVYEITLSNGLELYFDESGMFLSLDDDSDHISTSELPQNILDYVTANYPDATIIYAEMDIEDGATEYEIKLDNGMELEFDGSGNYVSSDDNHIPIADLPQAIIDYVETNYPDNSIAKAELEYEDGQQMYEIELDNEIELYFDMNGNFLFMEND is encoded by the coding sequence ATGCTTAAATACTTAGTAGTTTTTTCTGCTTTCATTCTGTTTATTACAGGATGTGATAAAGATGAAGACACTGATCAGCTAACCAGTAATCAGCCAAAATCGACACAGTTTGAAACCATTGATAATTCCGGATATCCCGATGTAATCACGAATTACATTGGTCAAAACTACCCAAATCAAAGCATTGTAGAAATTTACATGAGAACTTTTGAAGATGGAAGTACAACCTACGAAGTCGAATTGAATAACGGTAATGAATACTATTTCGACAGCAATGGCAATTACCTGGGAATGGATGACAGCAACGTAAACATAAGTAATGACAGTATTCCCCAGTTGATTGGGAACTACATAAGTTCCAATTACCCTGAGCAATCTATTGTTAAAGCTGAATTTGAGATGGAAGATGGTATACGGGTTTATGAAATCACATTAAGCAACGGACTTGAACTTTATTTCGATGAAAGTGGTATGTTTTTGAGCCTCGATGACGATAGCGACCACATTAGTACAAGCGAGCTTCCCCAAAATATTTTGGACTACGTAACGGCAAACTATCCTGATGCCACCATTATTTATGCAGAAATGGACATTGAAGATGGAGCAACAGAATACGAAATAAAACTAGACAATGGTATGGAGCTGGAATTTGACGGGTCGGGCAATTACGTTTCAAGCGATGACAATCACATTCCCATTGCCGATCTGCCACAAGCTATAATTGATTATGTGGAAACAAATTATCCGGACAACAGTATTGCCAAAGCTGAACTGGAATACGAAGATGGCCAGCAAATGTATGAAATAGAACTGGATAACGAAATTGAACTTTATTTCGATATGAATGGAAATTTCCTGTTCATGGAAAACGACTAA
- a CDS encoding glucosaminidase domain-containing protein gives MYRIIILLLLFVLSLMASAQDISRSDYIEQYSDVAISEMRRTGIPASITMAQAILESSNGNSRLARRANNHFGIKCHGNWSGQTIKHDDDARNECFRKYRNADESFKDHSAFLVNGARYQFLFDYKPTDYKRWARGLKKAGYATNPHYAKKLIELIERYDLHKLDKGVKVQLADKESAATQEAQEAQETQGFVPSIGKHPVKERNRVEFTVARPGDTYAALTEEFDKMRWELQKYNDVPDGIEPEPGQIIYLQPKRNRAARDHKHHIVEQGETMWYISQKYAVKLRKLYKKNRMEPGAEPQKGDKIWLRRKKPRNR, from the coding sequence ATGTATCGAATTATCATATTGTTGCTTTTATTTGTTCTGTCTCTAATGGCATCTGCACAAGATATTTCCCGATCTGATTATATTGAGCAATATAGCGATGTGGCAATATCTGAAATGAGGCGAACAGGCATTCCTGCAAGCATTACAATGGCCCAGGCTATTTTAGAATCAAGCAATGGTAATAGCAGGTTGGCACGCCGGGCAAACAATCATTTTGGGATAAAGTGCCATGGCAACTGGAGTGGCCAAACAATAAAGCACGACGATGATGCCCGGAATGAGTGCTTTAGAAAATACCGTAATGCTGATGAATCTTTTAAAGACCACAGTGCATTTTTGGTCAATGGTGCACGCTATCAGTTTTTATTTGATTATAAACCTACAGATTATAAGCGCTGGGCAAGGGGTTTGAAAAAAGCTGGCTATGCTACAAATCCACATTATGCAAAAAAGCTTATTGAACTCATCGAACGCTATGATCTTCATAAGTTAGATAAAGGTGTAAAAGTACAGCTGGCTGATAAGGAGAGTGCTGCAACTCAGGAAGCTCAGGAAGCTCAGGAAACTCAGGGTTTTGTCCCCAGTATCGGAAAACATCCGGTGAAAGAACGTAACAGGGTTGAATTTACTGTGGCGCGCCCGGGCGACACCTATGCTGCGCTTACTGAAGAGTTTGACAAGATGCGCTGGGAGCTGCAAAAATATAATGACGTGCCAGATGGTATTGAACCTGAGCCTGGTCAAATAATTTACCTGCAGCCCAAACGCAACAGGGCAGCAAGAGATCATAAACATCATATTGTAGAACAGGGGGAGACCATGTGGTATATATCTCAGAAGTATGCGGTTAAACTTCGTAAGCTTTATAAAAAGAATCGAATGGAGCCGGGTGCTGAACCTCAAAAAGGAGATAAAATATGGCTCAGGCGAAAGAAGCCCCGAAACCGGTAA
- the cdd gene encoding cytidine deaminase: protein MKQAEFNFSYETYNNTEELPTTDSKLVEKAIDAAKNAYAPYSEFNVGAAVLLENDKIVMGNNQENAAYPSGLCAERVALFYANANYPDQRVKAIAIVALKDGEMVPSVVTPCGNCRQAMLETESRFEKPIRIIMGSQKGFWVVDKAQYLLPLSFTGDSL, encoded by the coding sequence ATGAAACAAGCAGAGTTTAACTTTTCTTACGAGACATATAACAACACAGAAGAACTTCCCACAACAGATTCCAAATTGGTAGAAAAAGCAATCGATGCGGCAAAAAATGCTTATGCACCTTATTCAGAGTTTAACGTGGGCGCGGCGGTATTACTGGAAAACGACAAAATTGTTATGGGTAATAATCAGGAAAACGCTGCCTACCCAAGCGGGTTGTGCGCCGAGCGGGTTGCCCTGTTTTATGCCAATGCCAACTACCCGGATCAAAGGGTAAAAGCGATTGCTATTGTTGCATTAAAAGATGGAGAGATGGTTCCTTCCGTTGTTACACCTTGTGGTAATTGCCGACAAGCCATGCTGGAAACAGAAAGCCGATTTGAAAAGCCAATAAGAATAATTATGGGAAGTCAGAAAGGTTTTTGGGTTGTTGATAAAGCCCAGTATTTATTGCCTTTGAGCTTTACCGGCGATTCTCTGTAA
- a CDS encoding OmpA family protein produces the protein MIRFAVITLLLFFTLNTSAQLWVRYHFTPDELVREKLTKPNSGVKILNVNYYGSRHSIAYFNNNTPGFNVKRGVLLTTGYARNVSAPNRTGNSGAPMGYPGDRDLSRLVNNRTNDAAVLTIEFIPYADSVQFSYFFGSEEYPEYVNKGVNDVFAFFIRKSDDMEYQNLAQLKDGTPVTVDNINNRKNSAFYIPNTYFTGYDYQAMQDDPVKSYRAQEFTFDGFTTELVAAAKVEPYVKYELKIAIADVGDDLYDSGVFLEQGSFEAPEFEKLSIHEVEWNLEKMKESFQDKINLSYEQDTLVVTSHIGFEFNKHDISSEYNNFLTHLAKIMKDTRGVVLNINGHTDSVGTNTYNFNLSRKRALSIANFLVNQGVARSRMQTYGFGSTKPIAPDSTEAGRAKNRRVEFHIIQSTEKN, from the coding sequence ATGATAAGATTTGCAGTAATAACCTTACTACTTTTTTTTACCCTGAATACATCGGCTCAACTTTGGGTGAGGTACCATTTCACGCCTGATGAGCTTGTGCGCGAAAAACTAACAAAACCAAACAGTGGGGTAAAAATATTAAATGTAAATTATTACGGATCGCGACATTCCATTGCTTATTTCAATAATAATACTCCTGGGTTCAATGTAAAGCGCGGAGTTTTGCTTACTACCGGATATGCACGTAATGTAAGTGCGCCAAATCGCACAGGTAATTCAGGTGCACCTATGGGCTACCCCGGAGATCGTGATTTGAGCAGACTGGTAAATAACCGCACCAATGATGCTGCTGTGCTTACCATTGAGTTTATTCCATATGCCGATTCCGTGCAGTTCAGCTATTTTTTTGGTTCAGAGGAGTATCCCGAATACGTTAATAAAGGGGTAAATGATGTTTTTGCGTTTTTTATACGGAAAAGCGATGATATGGAATACCAGAATCTGGCGCAGCTTAAAGATGGCACCCCGGTTACCGTAGATAATATCAATAACCGTAAAAACAGTGCATTTTATATACCCAACACATACTTTACAGGTTACGATTATCAGGCAATGCAGGATGATCCTGTGAAATCGTACCGTGCCCAGGAATTTACTTTTGACGGGTTCACCACTGAGCTGGTAGCAGCGGCAAAGGTAGAGCCATATGTAAAATATGAACTTAAAATTGCCATTGCCGATGTGGGTGATGATTTATACGATTCGGGCGTTTTCCTTGAACAAGGTTCATTTGAAGCTCCCGAATTCGAAAAATTGAGTATACATGAAGTAGAATGGAACCTTGAAAAAATGAAGGAGTCTTTCCAGGATAAGATAAATTTAAGTTATGAGCAAGATACGTTGGTTGTGACTTCGCACATCGGCTTTGAATTTAATAAGCACGATATTAGTAGCGAATACAACAATTTTTTGACGCATTTAGCCAAAATAATGAAAGATACCAGGGGGGTGGTGTTGAACATTAACGGCCATACGGACTCTGTTGGCACAAACACTTATAACTTTAATTTATCGAGAAAACGAGCCTTGTCTATCGCTAATTTTCTTGTTAACCAGGGCGTTGCAAGATCGCGCATGCAGACCTATGGTTTTGGAAGCACAAAACCCATCGCACCTGATAGTACCGAAGCCGGCAGGGCCAAAAATCGCCGCGTTGAGTTTCACATCATTCAATCCACTGAAAAAAATTGA
- a CDS encoding RluA family pseudouridine synthase yields the protein MKLDILYEDNHLIAVNKPVGMLVQGDESGDKSLLDEVAEYLKKKYNKPGNVFTGLVHRIDRPVSGVVLIARTSKALARMNELLRNRDIKREYWALVKDKPEKLKDTLKHYLRKDESKNKSFASFKQKKGSKLAVLDYEVAGRSSNYYLVKVNLRTGRHHQIRCQLAKIKTPIRGDLKYGFPRSNKGGGINLHAKKLEFVHPVKQEKIIIEAPLPLDDNLWREFDQLA from the coding sequence ATGAAACTAGACATCCTTTATGAGGATAATCACCTTATAGCAGTTAATAAACCAGTGGGTATGCTTGTGCAGGGCGACGAATCAGGAGATAAATCTTTGCTTGATGAAGTTGCAGAATACCTGAAAAAGAAATATAATAAACCCGGTAATGTGTTTACCGGGCTTGTACACCGTATTGACAGGCCTGTAAGTGGGGTCGTGCTCATTGCGCGCACCTCAAAAGCTCTTGCCCGCATGAATGAATTGCTCCGTAATCGCGATATTAAACGCGAATACTGGGCATTGGTAAAAGATAAACCTGAAAAGTTAAAAGATACACTCAAGCATTATCTCCGTAAAGACGAATCAAAAAATAAGTCTTTCGCGAGTTTTAAACAAAAAAAGGGTAGTAAATTAGCTGTGCTCGATTATGAAGTAGCCGGCCGCTCCTCAAACTATTACCTTGTCAAAGTAAATTTGCGTACAGGGCGCCATCATCAAATACGCTGTCAATTAGCTAAAATTAAAACACCAATTCGAGGCGATTTAAAATACGGATTTCCACGCTCAAATAAAGGGGGAGGAATAAATCTGCATGCGAAAAAGTTGGAGTTTGTTCACCCGGTGAAACAGGAAAAGATAATAATTGAAGCTCCGCTGCCGTTGGATGATAATCTATGGCGAGAATTTGATCAACTGGCATGA
- the panB gene encoding 3-methyl-2-oxobutanoate hydroxymethyltransferase: protein MSVHGKPRIVTTHVLNEMKLRGEKISMLTAYDYSMARIVDQAGIDVILVGDSASNVMAGHKSTLPITLDQMIYHAQSVVRAAKRALVVVDMPFGAYQGNSKEAVSSAIRIMKETGAQAIKMEGGEEIIESMHRILSAGIPVMGHLGLTPQSIHKFGTYVVRAKEEAEAKKLVEDAKLLEKTGCFSIVLEKIPAKLAKEVTDNSKIPMIGIGAGADVDGQVLVLHDMLGITQDFSPRFLRRYHNLFAEISGSVEAYVEDVKEQRFPNEKEQY from the coding sequence ATGTCAGTTCACGGAAAACCCAGAATAGTTACCACGCACGTATTAAATGAAATGAAGTTGCGTGGCGAAAAAATATCCATGCTAACGGCCTATGATTATTCAATGGCGCGAATTGTAGACCAGGCAGGAATAGATGTGATTTTGGTAGGAGATTCTGCCAGTAACGTAATGGCTGGTCATAAATCCACACTGCCTATCACCCTTGATCAAATGATTTATCATGCCCAGTCAGTTGTTAGAGCCGCTAAAAGAGCCCTGGTTGTGGTTGATATGCCTTTTGGAGCCTATCAGGGTAACAGCAAAGAGGCTGTAAGTTCAGCCATACGTATAATGAAAGAAACGGGTGCGCAGGCCATTAAAATGGAAGGTGGCGAAGAGATCATAGAGTCTATGCACCGCATTTTATCGGCAGGTATTCCGGTAATGGGGCACCTTGGACTTACACCGCAATCTATACACAAATTTGGAACCTACGTGGTGCGGGCAAAAGAAGAAGCTGAAGCTAAAAAGCTGGTTGAAGATGCCAAATTACTTGAAAAAACAGGCTGCTTCTCAATTGTACTGGAAAAAATTCCCGCAAAATTGGCAAAAGAAGTTACTGATAATTCAAAAATTCCTATGATTGGAATTGGCGCAGGCGCCGATGTAGATGGACAGGTACTTGTGCTACACGACATGCTTGGCATTACACAGGACTTTTCTCCACGTTTTTTACGCAGATACCATAACCTGTTTGCCGAAATTTCAGGATCAGTAGAGGCCTATGTGGAAGATGTGAAAGAACAACGATTCCCGAATGAAAAAGAACAATATTAA
- a CDS encoding dipeptidyl-peptidase 3 family protein, producing the protein MIRKIFIFTLAGAFLFAACNKSAKEADADKQGKSEMQQKVEQYAVVDLKTDISHLSDNQKEMLKILFDVADVMEVLFWQDAFGDKEALMENIDDEWTRLYAEINYGPWDRLDGDNPFIEGYGEKPAGANYYPADITKEEFEEWDNENKDSWYSMVRRDDEGNLINIPYHEYYPEEVDKAASLLKEAATYAESEGFKKYLNLRADALLTDKYLASDLAWMDMQDNMIDFVVGPIESYEDQFMGYRAAHSGQILIKDMEWSKKLNKYGKLLPELQKSLPCDEKYKQEEARAHADMNVYDVIYYAGDCNAASKNIAINLPNDPRVHAEKGSRKLQLRNAMQAKFEKILVPISEVLIAEDQRKHVKFDAFFENTMFHEVAHGLGINNTVNDKGTVREALQDNYSAIEEGKADIIGLFLVTKLNEMGEFEDKDLMDNYVTFMASIFRSIRFGVTSAHGVANMVRFNYFKDAEAFTRSEENGTYRVNFEKMQKAMNDLGGLILEMQGEGDYEGAQILIEENGGIGDMLQNDLDRITEAGIPVDIRFNQGPKVLGL; encoded by the coding sequence ATGATCAGGAAGATATTCATATTTACACTTGCAGGAGCCTTTTTATTCGCAGCTTGCAATAAAAGCGCTAAAGAGGCCGATGCAGACAAACAAGGCAAATCTGAAATGCAGCAAAAAGTTGAACAATATGCCGTTGTTGATTTAAAAACAGATATTAGCCATCTGTCAGATAACCAGAAAGAGATGCTGAAAATCTTATTTGATGTTGCAGATGTGATGGAAGTGCTTTTTTGGCAGGATGCTTTTGGCGATAAAGAAGCGCTGATGGAAAATATTGATGACGAATGGACCAGACTTTACGCGGAAATTAATTATGGTCCGTGGGATCGCTTAGACGGAGATAATCCTTTTATTGAGGGTTATGGCGAAAAGCCTGCAGGAGCCAATTACTATCCGGCCGATATCACAAAAGAAGAGTTTGAAGAATGGGATAACGAAAATAAAGATAGCTGGTACTCAATGGTTCGTCGCGACGATGAGGGTAACCTAATCAATATCCCTTACCATGAGTATTATCCGGAAGAGGTTGATAAGGCAGCATCACTACTTAAAGAAGCCGCAACCTACGCAGAGAGTGAAGGCTTCAAAAAATACCTTAATCTGCGTGCCGATGCTCTTCTTACCGATAAATACCTGGCCAGCGATTTAGCCTGGATGGATATGCAGGACAATATGATTGACTTTGTGGTTGGCCCAATTGAAAGTTACGAAGACCAGTTTATGGGTTATCGTGCTGCTCATTCGGGTCAAATTCTTATCAAAGACATGGAATGGAGTAAAAAACTTAATAAATACGGTAAACTTTTACCTGAATTACAAAAGTCATTGCCATGCGATGAGAAATACAAGCAGGAAGAAGCACGTGCACATGCCGATATGAATGTTTATGATGTAATTTATTATGCCGGCGATTGTAATGCGGCCAGTAAAAATATTGCCATTAACCTGCCCAATGATCCACGCGTACATGCCGAAAAAGGTAGTCGTAAGTTACAGCTTCGCAATGCCATGCAGGCTAAATTTGAAAAGATCCTGGTGCCTATCAGCGAAGTTCTGATTGCAGAGGATCAGCGCAAACACGTTAAATTTGATGCATTTTTTGAAAATACAATGTTTCATGAAGTAGCGCACGGTTTGGGTATAAACAATACAGTGAACGATAAAGGTACAGTAAGAGAAGCTTTACAGGATAATTACAGTGCAATAGAAGAGGGGAAAGCTGATATTATTGGTTTGTTCCTTGTAACCAAATTAAACGAAATGGGTGAATTTGAAGATAAAGACCTGATGGATAATTATGTGACATTTATGGCCAGTATTTTCCGTTCTATCCGTTTTGGTGTTACCAGTGCACATGGAGTAGCCAATATGGTGCGTTTCAATTATTTCAAAGATGCAGAAGCATTTACCCGCAGCGAAGAAAATGGTACATACCGTGTAAACTTTGAAAAAATGCAAAAAGCCATGAACGATTTAGGTGGTTTAATTCTGGAAATGCAGGGTGAAGGCGATTACGAAGGTGCTCAAATATTGATTGAAGAAAATGGTGGTATCGGAGATATGTTGCAAAACGATTTAGACAGAATAACTGAAGCAGGTATTCCTGTGGATATTCGCTTTAATCAAGGGCCAAAGGTACTCGGACTATAA